The genomic segment GAACAAACCCGCCAAAAGCGTTGTCCAATCGATAGGAATTTCTGAGCGACCCCGCAGAATTATAGAGCTTGTATTCCCGTGAATAATGATATTCCGGACCAAGAGAAATAACGACATCGTCATTGGGTGCATAGTCCATGTACACGCCCACCTTGGACCGGACCATGCCGAGATATCCACTCGGACTCACCGAATTCCCCGCATCCAATCGATAGGTCTTTTCGGCCCGGGACAGGGCAAAACTAAAATTGATGGACTCCAGTCCCTCGACCGAACCTTCGAACAATCCCAAGGCCCGCAAGGTCTTGCGCAACGTCTTTTGCGAGACGGCCACGGCCAGCCCAAATTCGGTTTCTCCAAACAAATCCTGATTCAAGGGGGAAAGGGCTACAGTCCTTGCGGTCAACCCCAGCATCCATCCTTCCCAGAAATCATAGGCGATCCCGCCGTCAAAACCCACGCCCACCGTACCGGGAAACGTTGTCTCGAAGGAGGATGCCACTTCGCCATTAACCCAATACCGCCACCGATCCCCAATGGTATTGTTGAGCATCCGCACCTGAAAGGTCACGTCGTGCAACAAATCCCAGGGCACAGTCTGGCTCCCGGTTTTCATGCTCGAAGACACGCTGGCAGGACGGGACCAGGCGAAATCCGAGGCCATATATGAAAGACGAAAAATCGAATAATCAGCCGTCAGCCCAACCCGAAAGACCTCCACGCCGCCAAGGCCATTGGAAAAATCAGCCTTCCCCACATAATCAAAGCTGCTTTCCAGATGAAATCCCTTGCTCACATTGGTTGGCGCGGTCAGCATGAAATCGGGCTGCCCCGTGCTGAACTGGGTCTCGGCCACGGCAAATGACGGGCACAGACAGACAAAAAGAAGGACCAGAAAAAATCGTGACATATCGGCTATGAGTACGCGTTTGCCCAATTTCTGGCAACCCTCTCACAAGAAAGAAACTATAAGGTCAGCGGGAATTCGATGGCATCCGCAGGGCACACAGTGGCGCACGAGCCACACTCGTCACATCGTTCCCCCACAATCCGATACGGCTCGCCCGGAGCAATGGCCTTGAAGGTACAGACCTCCAGACATTCACCGCACCGCACGCACGCATCGGTAATCCAGCATCCCGCGTCATTATGGGTCATTCCGCCAAAGGAAAACCGGGTACGCAGAAGTTTATGATCGCGAAATTCTTCTTCAAAATCAAAATCGAAAATTTCACCTTTGCCCGCGTGAATGCAGAACAACCGAGTGGCCGGATACCGAGCCTGATCCTCCAAGACATACTGCATCATGGCATTTCCTCTGTCAGCCTTCTGTTCCATCTCGCCCTGAGCCACTTCCCGGACCGTCCCGGAAATCCGCACGGAAAATCCGGGCGCAAAATAGGGTTGACCATCCGCATTCTTCCCGTCCTTGCGACCACTCGGATAAATGCCACACAGCGAGACACGAGGGTCTGCCTTCAGCTGCCGATAGAAGGGCTTGATTGTGGTGGTAAGGAAATAGATGCCGTCCTCATCGCCCCCACAGACGCTGATGATACGACTGTGCATGGAATTGCTATCCAACGTGGTCATGGACACACACCCTATGGTGGCAAGAGCCTTGGACACTTCATGTATTGTCATTGAAAAAACCTCCATATCTTGAATAAAGACATGGTAGGGAATCTCCTCCCTCACCAACAGGAACTATCGCACAAAAGCCTGGTACTTTTCGCGCATTCTGTTCCGAAAAACGGACGGAGTGACACCGGCTTCCCGTTTGAAAAACCGGCCAAAATACGACGGGTCCTCAAAACTGAGTTCAAAACAGATCTCCGAAACATTCATGTCGGAATGGGCGAGCATCCGCTTGGCGGCCACGACCGTTTCATTACGTATGACCTGACCGGGCGTGGTTCCAGTGGATTCTTTCACCGCCGAATTCAGACGGGATACGCTGACACCCAGATCGTCCGCATAATTCTGCACGGTCCACTGTGTCACATATTTTTCCGCCACCCGCTTCTTGAACCGGCGCACCAGGTCCGACTCTCGCCCAACCGCTTCCACATGGGTATTTTCCGCGTACATACGGTGCATGTTGACCATGAACACGTGAAAAAACGCGTGCAATACCGACATGAACCCCGGCTTTCGCGCGTTGAATTCCGTCGTCATCTTGTTCACCAGATCAAGCAGAACCGAAGCCTGTTCAGAATCCGCATGAAACACGGGCAGATGCGCGGTACTATAGAAAAATTCCAGATCGGCCATATTCACGATCGGTGCGTCAGGTGACCGCAAAAAGTCTTCGGTAAACGCCATGACATACCCGTCCAGATCTCCGTCCGGGCACCACATGTGCAACTGATGGGGGGTCACAAAATACAGAGAATTCGGGACAATGTCATACGGTTGAAAATCAATGACATGCACACCTTTTCCCCGAGTAACGAACTGGATGGCAAAATAATCGTGCAAATGGGGTTCACGGATATCCGAAACCGGACATCCGGTCCCTTCGGTAAACGGCCAGAGTTGAAAATTGGTCAAGGAATCGATCATGTCCTCGGCCTTGAATACGGTATGTGTCGCTGTCATCTGGCCCGTGTACCCTCTGTCTCCATGGGCTGGCAAGATGCACGGGAAACGTTTTTCATGATGCCATGTCATTGTCGCAAAACCTCCTTGCCACCACTCCGGCAGTCTTTCCCCCATGGATACCACGCCGCCCCCCTCAACCACAGGGACTCACCAATGCAAAAATGGCACTTTTCTCGACGCCCCATACGCGGCCTTTGTCCACCCATCACAGACGCTCACGGCAAGACCTATCCGTCACACGGACAAAAAAAACGTCCCGGAAACAGTCTGTTTCCGGGACGTATTCGTCAAGATACTGGGGCAAAAGCCCTCCGAAGCAACGGACCAATCAGGCCCCGCAGCACTTCTTGTATTTTTTGCCACTGCCGCATGGGCACGGGGCATTTCTGGAGACCTTGGGAGCCTTTTTGACCGGCGCGACCTTCTTGTCCTGCTCGGTCTCATGATCCGTATATTCCAGCTCTTCCGAGCCTTCATGCTTGAATTCCTCATCCCGGACCTCGGCTTCGATCCGCAGATGGGAGAAGGCACGCAACGCGTTTTCCTTGATGGTGTACACCAATTCGGAAAAGAGTTCGAACCCTTCACGCTTGTATTCCTGCTTGGGATCTTTCTGTCCATACCCACGCAGGCCAATGCCATCGCGAAGGTGGTCCATGTTCAGCAGGTGTTCCTTCCAGTTTCGATCCAATGAATCGAGCATGAAATACCGCAAAATTTCCTGATAATGCTCGCCGGTGGATGCCCGCAGGTACGCAAAAATATCATCCACCCATTCCGCAGCCTGTTCACGCGTGGGCAATTCCACCTCGTGCCAGGCAGCGAATCGCTCAAAATTGAAAACTTCTTCCAACCGGGCGCGCACGGAATCCAATGTTTCCTGATCCGCGTCTTTCATGGTCAAGGCAGGCTCCAGGATGTCGTCCAATAAATCGTCCGCATAGTCCCGAGCCAGCTCTTCCACTTCCTTGGCCTTCATCAGATTGTGACGCAGGCCGTAAATGGCTTCACGCTGCTGGTTCATGACATCGTCATATTCCAGCAACTGTTTCCGGATTTCGTAGTGATGCCCTTCCACACGGGTCTGAGATTTTTCAATGGCATTGGACACCATCTTGTTCTCGATGGCCATGCCGTCTTCCAACCCGAGCTTTTCCATGATGCCCTGCAACCGATCAGACCCGAACAGCCGCATGAGATCGTCATCCAACGCCAGATAAAACCGGGAAGAACCTGGGTCGCCCTGACGTCCGGCACGGCCACGAAGCTGGTTGTCGATACGACGGGATTCATGCCGCTCGGTGCCAATGATATGTAATCCACCAAGTTCGAGCACGCCTTCGCCAAGTTTGATGTCGGTTCCACGACCAGCCATATTGGTGGCAATGGTGACCTTTTTCTTGTGCCCTGCCTCAAGGACGATTTCCGCTTCCCTTTCATGCTGCTTGGCATTGAGAACGCTATGCGGAATCTTGAGTTTCTTCAGCAACCGGGAAAGCAATTCCGATTTTTCAATGGACACGGTACCGACCAACGCGGGTTGGCCCCGGTGGTAGCAATCCGCAATATCCTCGGCAATGGCCTGATATTTCTGTTCCTGCGTCTTGTAGATGGAATCAGGATTATCCACACGGATCATTTTCTGATTCGTGGGAATGACAACGACTTCCAAATTATAAATCTGACCAAACTCGACGGCTTCCGTATCAGCCGTACCCGTCATGCCAGACAACGTCTTATACATACGGAAATAGTTCTGGAACGTGATGGATGCCAAAGTCTGGTTCTCCGCCTCGACCTTGACGTTCTCCTTGGCCTCGATGGCCTGATGCAGCCCGTCAGACAGACGGCGACCCGGCATGAGACGACCCGTGAATTCATCAACCAGCACCACCTGATTGTCCTTGACGATATACTCGACATCATTCTGGAAACAATGGTGGGCCTTCAAGGCCTGAAGCACATGGTGCTGCAATGCGATATTCTGCGGATCGAAAAGGTTGTCCAAATCAAGCAGGGCCTCGACCTTTTCCACACCAGCATCAGTCAGGGTGATGGATTTGGTCTTTTCTTCCAGCACGAAATCCCCATCGGGAATGGCGTCCTTGTCTTCCGGGTCCGTGGGCGACGATTTGATCAACTGGGGAATAATGGTGTCGATACGGCGGTACAGGCCCGAAGATTTTTCACCGGGACCGGAAATGATAAGCGGTGTTCTCGCTTCATCAATAAGGATGGAGTCAACTTCATCAACAATGGCGAAATTGAGTGGCCGCTGAACCAACTGCTCCTTGTAAAATTTCATATTGTCACGCAGATAGTCGAAACCGAATTCGTTATTGGTTCCGTACGTGATATCCGCATTGTAGGCGACCTGCCGTTCCTGATCGTTCAGGCCGTGTACGATCACGCCCACGGTCAGCCCGAGGAAGGAGTACAATTGCCCCATCCACTCGGCGTCACGGGTCGCGAGATAGTCGTTGACCGTGACAACGTGAACGCCCTTGCCGGACAAGGCATTGAGCACAACTGCCAGCGTGGCGACCAGCGTCTTGCCTTCACCGGTTTTCATTTCCGCTATTTTTCCCTGATGCAGGACGTATCCACCAATGAGCTGGACATCGTAATGGCGCATGGGCGGATCAAAAGCACGCTGTCCGGCCTCCCGAACCAGAGCAAAGCACTCCGGCATCAGGTCGTCGAGTGTTTTTTCTCCGGCCTCGACCTGGCCTTTCCACATGGCGATCCTGGCGGGGAACTCCTCGTCGGACAGGGCCTTCATTTCCGGTTCAAAGGCATTCACCTGTTCAATAATGGGCTTGATTTTCTTCAGGTATCGGTCGTTCTTCGAACCGAAAAGGAATTTCAGCATATATACGGTCTCCTGGGAGTCTTGGACAATCTACACCACCCCGGTGGCCAATGCACACCGTGGCACTGTGAAGCATGATATATTCGGAATCCGCTTTGTCAACGCATAGCCATATGAAACGCGGTTTTTCCCAACGGGGGCATTCATACCACAAAGGGGAAATCAACAAAAGTCGGCAGAAAGCCCCTTACCCGGCAGACCGCAGTCGTCCGTACCACACCACGGCCACCACCCCGAAAAAGACCATGGCCACAGCCCGCACCGCGTATTGAAACTCGATGAAAAAGACATAGGGAACCCAGTCCAGATTCAATAAAAAAACCACGTCAAAACCGAGACTCTTGACGCCATGCCAATCTCGACGCGTGTCTTATAAGTGTTGGATGTCATGGGTTGCATGTGCGCCCCCCTGTTCCACAGCGTCCTTTCCTGCATGGAAAGAGGACGCCCCGCTCTTCATGGCCTCATACCGGAGGCGCAGGTCCTCATAAAGAAGGCTTTCGAAAGCATATACCCACACACTCCAAAACACCGTAAAAACGCTGATAATACCAACATATGTGCGCGTCATTTCACCCAAAACCATACTCAGACCTATGGAAAAAGCCATCACTACAAAAACCAAAAAAAGGAAAAAGAACACGATCCGAAAAGAATGCCCCTTGGTCATAGCCCACACCGTATGGAAATTAAACGAATCGCCGACAGCAATGGCCGGACAGACAAACGAAAATCGGAGAAAAGGAATCAAGATGCCGAACAGAGCCAACACGACCGACGGAATCATCAAAATTATTCCAAGTGTTTGTGTATCCGGATTCTCCAGCACCCCTGAAAAGTACACTCCTATGGCAGGAAGGG from the Pseudodesulfovibrio sp. JC047 genome contains:
- a CDS encoding 4Fe-4S binding protein gives rise to the protein MTIHEVSKALATIGCVSMTTLDSNSMHSRIISVCGGDEDGIYFLTTTIKPFYRQLKADPRVSLCGIYPSGRKDGKNADGQPYFAPGFSVRISGTVREVAQGEMEQKADRGNAMMQYVLEDQARYPATRLFCIHAGKGEIFDFDFEEEFRDHKLLRTRFSFGGMTHNDAGCWITDACVRCGECLEVCTFKAIAPGEPYRIVGERCDECGSCATVCPADAIEFPLTL
- a CDS encoding AraC family transcriptional regulator; protein product: MTWHHEKRFPCILPAHGDRGYTGQMTATHTVFKAEDMIDSLTNFQLWPFTEGTGCPVSDIREPHLHDYFAIQFVTRGKGVHVIDFQPYDIVPNSLYFVTPHQLHMWCPDGDLDGYVMAFTEDFLRSPDAPIVNMADLEFFYSTAHLPVFHADSEQASVLLDLVNKMTTEFNARKPGFMSVLHAFFHVFMVNMHRMYAENTHVEAVGRESDLVRRFKKRVAEKYVTQWTVQNYADDLGVSVSRLNSAVKESTGTTPGQVIRNETVVAAKRMLAHSDMNVSEICFELSFEDPSYFGRFFKREAGVTPSVFRNRMREKYQAFVR
- the secA gene encoding preprotein translocase subunit SecA → MLKFLFGSKNDRYLKKIKPIIEQVNAFEPEMKALSDEEFPARIAMWKGQVEAGEKTLDDLMPECFALVREAGQRAFDPPMRHYDVQLIGGYVLHQGKIAEMKTGEGKTLVATLAVVLNALSGKGVHVVTVNDYLATRDAEWMGQLYSFLGLTVGVIVHGLNDQERQVAYNADITYGTNNEFGFDYLRDNMKFYKEQLVQRPLNFAIVDEVDSILIDEARTPLIISGPGEKSSGLYRRIDTIIPQLIKSSPTDPEDKDAIPDGDFVLEEKTKSITLTDAGVEKVEALLDLDNLFDPQNIALQHHVLQALKAHHCFQNDVEYIVKDNQVVLVDEFTGRLMPGRRLSDGLHQAIEAKENVKVEAENQTLASITFQNYFRMYKTLSGMTGTADTEAVEFGQIYNLEVVVIPTNQKMIRVDNPDSIYKTQEQKYQAIAEDIADCYHRGQPALVGTVSIEKSELLSRLLKKLKIPHSVLNAKQHEREAEIVLEAGHKKKVTIATNMAGRGTDIKLGEGVLELGGLHIIGTERHESRRIDNQLRGRAGRQGDPGSSRFYLALDDDLMRLFGSDRLQGIMEKLGLEDGMAIENKMVSNAIEKSQTRVEGHHYEIRKQLLEYDDVMNQQREAIYGLRHNLMKAKEVEELARDYADDLLDDILEPALTMKDADQETLDSVRARLEEVFNFERFAAWHEVELPTREQAAEWVDDIFAYLRASTGEHYQEILRYFMLDSLDRNWKEHLLNMDHLRDGIGLRGYGQKDPKQEYKREGFELFSELVYTIKENALRAFSHLRIEAEVRDEEFKHEGSEELEYTDHETEQDKKVAPVKKAPKVSRNAPCPCGSGKKYKKCCGA